One region of Alosa sapidissima isolate fAloSap1 chromosome 1, fAloSap1.pri, whole genome shotgun sequence genomic DNA includes:
- the vwa5b2 gene encoding von Willebrand factor A domain-containing protein 5B1 isoform X1, giving the protein MPGLRNRSTWAPLLLKTSCIKSCAKGCSLGLTAHLTYANIEPVPVEGVFVYPLAEKEAVVGFEASIAGRLVSVQIQSRGKLEDCCLDCCPTSALDTQCTNGKDWCCCGNSSQDMQCTNGHLILDEDLERGTFIISIGLIGSMEIVSVIISTTQELPTLENGAIRLVFPTVLTPIVRARMVPTKSENGGRSEENGSTSCFGTSPGKADRLLGSSLQCVHAIFTSPATNLSPYELSFQLLVRGACLLAGLESPTHPLRADADPSAQSASVTCITLAEEHPYDRHLEIILHLSEPHSPLVILERGRLTFSQYEQQISARRDFVRCARKDPESEKKLEFVRKRYHKDILCSPVLMLNLCPDLLSEPPQLQRASRELLFLIDRSGSMSDLNISKIKEGMLVAIKSVPPGTMLNIIGFGSTVKTLFTTSKPCSDATLAQACEYLQRMRADMGGTNLLAALGWVYQQPTHRSCPRQLFILTDGSVSNVGKVLELVRRNTCSARCFGLGLGPRACRRLLQGVAKVTGGGAEFLSDDERLQPKLIKSLKKALEPVLTDVRIDWYVPDNMEALLSPNEIPPLYPGSRLIGYCTLYDVAPFRSRKNEVRGRSYRGASRGSLGSVFGQVQDELPNPSEVLQQFLALPGEEEDLEEALREISREISSEFSCAKASDVDNNSTALELEPYSDVRQRIEEASYVQDQYVLTRCSISSDRGLLSASPAASDWTSPSLDTGSLPQGLERVAPPDTRGLSRWESPWQHTPPSENTDPSPGKAGRLAEREECRRRQRALARCAMSARSFSSPQGELDMHRLRRALEKVSFDQAVGGRLEESDSETQPSLRGALSRRSLTDSNGLLFPASPLDWDGFTDPECFFAAAPSDEPQALQARSLIHGLLGGRPVSWEVAVDLSPLWAPPSPTPPAADPWGEIVHQLAARSVIRDFENMSEKESDIEQGPMKRYRMKAIQTSKSCNIICMYTAFTATDSSSTSTSKGLKDAPQPLSSAGVRFGARRSSHAGGSRRQRSYSVGLGRRPSSRDSEELEDTFTSTDRDDTPASPCSLTSWESSTGPAAHPASPSGTSTRSQRSIESRSVESFFGSRFNLGRLMSSNASGRQAALKPHCLSAEAEKHTETDTPNYLPLVHLQLASGAFCLNESYSECIQIPLERLKRASPYTSHRSSLSPPIRCTSPPVNPEETPSPNQAPAPALAPGFTRVSARPSVGRCLGADTVLSEPLSLEEGSPELAGGVPQADSGRGSETDMCEASLLEPAELPGDVVLAQVELESLSWATAVALAWLEHRCAGYFVEWELIAAKADFWLRGQLLPEGLDLAGLKAAARQLFLLLRHWDENIQLNMLCYNPNNM; this is encoded by the exons ATGCCTGGCCTAAGAAACAGGTCTACCTGGGCACCTCTGCTCCTGAAAACCTCCTGCATCAAGTCCTGTGCCAAAGGCTGCTCCCTGGGCCTCACTGCCCACCTCACCTATGCCAACATAGAGCCAGTGCCAGTGGAGG GGGTGTTTGTGTACCcactggctgagaaggaggcgGTGGTGGGCTTTGAGGCGTCCATCGCGGGCCGGCTCGTCAGCGTGCAGATCCAGAGCCGGGGCAAGCTGGAGGACTGTTGCCTGGACTGCTGCCCCACCTCCGCCTTAGACACCCAGTGCACCAATGGCAAGGACTGGTGCTGCTGTGGCAACTCCAGCCAGGACATGCAGTGCACCAATG GACACCTGATTTTGGATGAGGACCTGGAGCGAGGCACCTTCATCATCAGCATCGGACTCATTGGCTCCATGGAGATTGTGTCTGTCATTATCAGCACTACTCAGGAATTACCCACCCTAGAGAATGGAGCGATCCGTCTCGTGTTCCCCACAGTCCTCACACCCATAGTGAGGGCGCGGATGGTGCCAACCAAGAGTGAAAATGGGGGTCGCTCAGAGGAAAATGG TTCAACCAGTTGTTTTGGTACCAGTCCTGGCAAGGCAGACCGGCTGCTGGGATCCAGCCTGCAGTGTGTCCACGCCATCTTCACCAGCCCTGCCACCAACCTCTCGCCCTATGAGCTCAGCTTCCAGCTACTGGTCAGAGGGGCATGTCTTCTGGCAg GCCTGGAgagccccacccacccactgcgGGCTGATGCTGACCCCAGCGCCCAGTCAGCCTCTGTTACCTGCATCACACTGGCCGAGGAGCACCCTTACGACCGGCACCTCGAGATCATCCTCCACCTGAGTG AGCCTCACAGCCCATTGGTCATCCTGGAAAGGGGGCGGCTCACTTTCAGCCAATACGAGCAGCAGATCAGTGCACGCCGTGACTTCGTTCGCTGTGCTCGCAAGGATCCTGAGTCAGAGAAAAAG CTGGAGTTTGTGAGGAAGCGCTACCATAAGGACATCCTGTGCAGCCCGGTGCTGATGCTGAACTTATGCCCGGACCTGCTGTCCGAGCCGCCCCAGCTGCAGAGGGCATCTCGGGAGCTGCTCTTTCTCATCGACCGCAGCGGCAGCATGAGTGACCTCAACATCAGCAAGATCAAG GAAGGGATGCTGGTGGCCATTAAAAGTGTCCCTCCTGGGACGATGCTCAACATCATCGGCTTTGGCTCCACCGTCAAGACCCTGTTCACCACCAGCAAGCCTTGTTCTGAT GCCACCCTAGCCCAGGCCTGTGAGTACCTGCAGAGGATGCGGGCGGACATGGGGGGCACCAACCTGCTGGCTGCCCTGGGATGGGTGTACCAGCAGCCTACCCACCGCAGCTGCCCACGCCAGCTCTTCATCCTCACAGACGGCTCCGTCAGCAACGTGGGCAAAGTGCTGGAGCTGGTGCGCAGGAACACCTGCTCAGCCAG GTGCTTTGGTCTGGGCCTGGGTCCACGGGCCTGTAGACGGCTTCTCCAAGGGGTTGCCAAGGTGACCGGCGGCGGTGCCGAGTTCTTGAGTGATGATGAGAGGCTGCAACCGAAG CTCATCAAATCCCTGAAGAAAGCTCTTGAGCCTGTCCTGACTGATGTTCGCATTGACTGGTATGTGCCTGACAATATGGAGGCTCTCCTTTCACCCAATGAAATCCCTCCACTCTACCCTGGCAGTCGTCTGATTGGCTACTGCACCTTGTATGATGTGGCGCCATTCAGAAGCAGGAAGAATGAG GTGAGAGGGCGCTCGTACCGAGGCGCGTCCCGCGGCTCCCTGGGCTCTGTGTTCGGCCAGGTGCAGGACGAGCTGCCCAATCCGTCTGAGGTGCTGCAGCAGTTCCTGGCGCTGCCGGGCGAGGAGGAGGACCTTGAGGAGGCCCTCAGGGAGATCTCCCGGGAAATCTCCTCCGAGTTCTCCTGCGCCAAGGCCTCCGACGTCGACAACAATAGCACAG CCTTGGAGCTGGAGCCCTACAGTGACGTGCGGCAGCGGATCGAGGAGGCGTCCTACGTGCAGGACCAGTATGTTCTGACCCGCTGCTCCATCAGCAGCGACCGCGgcctcctctctgcctcccctGCTGCCTCTGACTGGACCAGCCCTAGCCTGGACACAGGCTCCCTGCCCCAGGGCCTGGAGAGGGTGGCCCCCCCAGACACACGTGGCCTCTCTCGCTGGGAGTCCCCCTGGCAGCACACCCCTCCCTCGGAGAACACTGACCCCAGCCCTGGGAAG GCTGGCAGGCTGGCGGAACGTGAGGAGTGTCGTCGCAGGCAGAGGGCGCTGGCGCGCTGTGCCATGTCTGCACGCAGCTTTTCATCTCCGCAGGGCGAGCTGGACATGCACCGGCTGCGGCGGGCCCTGGAGAAGGTCTCCTTCGACCAGGCGGTGGGCGGGCGGCTGGAGGAGAGCGACAGCGAGACGCAGCCCAGCCTCAGGGGAGCACTGTCTCGCAGGAGCTTGACCGACTcca atggcttgctttttccagcctccCCTCTGGATTGGGATGGCTTCACCGACCCGGAGTGCTTCTTTGCAGCCGCACCATCTGACGAGCCCCAGGCTCTGCAGGCCCGGTCCCTCATCCATGGCTTGCTGGGGGGCCGGCCCGTGTCCTGGGAGGTGGCTGTGGACCTGAGCCCACTCTGGGCCCCTCCGAGCCCCACACCGCCAGCAGCTGACCCCTGGGGAGAGATTGTGCATCAGCTGGCCGCTCGCTCTGTGATCCGTGACTTTGAGAACATGTCAGAAAAAGAATCCGACATCGAGCAAG GGCCAATGAAGAGGTACAGGATGAAGGCCATTCAGACCAGTAAGAGCTGCAACATCATCTGCATGTATACGGCCTTCACCGCCACAGactccagcagcaccagcaccagcaagGGCCTCAAGGACGCACCCCAACCCCTCAGCTCAG CAGGGGTGCGTTTCGGTGCGAGGCGCAGCTCCCACGCAGGCGGCAGCAGGAGGCAGAGGTCCTACTCGGTGGGTCTGGGTCGCAGGCCATCCAGCCGGGACAGTGAGGAGCTGGAGGACACCTTTACCTCCACAG ACAGAGACGACACCCCCGCCTCCCCCTGCAGTCTGACCTCCTGGGAGAGCA GTACAGGCCCCGCCGCTCACCCTGCCAGCCCCTCCGGCACCTCCACCCGCTCACAGCGCTCCATAGAGAGCCGCTCCGTGGAGAGCTTCTTCGGCTCCAG GTTTAATCTGGGGAGGCTGATGTCCAGTAACGCCTCAGGAAGGCAGGCAGCCCTGAAGCctcactgtctgtctgcagaggcagagaagcacacagagacagacacccCCAACTACCTGCCTCTG GTGCATCTGCAGTTGGCTTCCGGTGCTTTCTGTCTGAACGAGTCCTACTCCGAGTGCATCCAGATCCCTCTGGAGCGCCTGAAGAGGGCGTCCCCGTACACCAGCCACCGCAGTAGCCTGAGCCCCCCCATCCGCTGCACCTCTCCCCCAGTCAACCCAGAGGAGACGCCATCCCCAAACCAGGCTCCAGCTCCAGCCCTGGCCCCTGGCTTCACCAGGGTGTCTGCAAGGCCCAGTGTGGGGCGCTGCCTTGGGGCCGACACTGTCCTCTCTGAACCCCTCAGCTTGGAAGAGGGCTCCCCGGAGCTGGCTGGCGGGGTCCCCCAAGCGGACAGCGGGCGCGGGTCGGAGACGGATATGTGCGAAGCCTCCCTTCTGGAGCCTGCTGAGCTGCCAGGGGATGTGGTGCTGGCCCAGGTGGAACTGGAGAGCCTGAGCTGGGCCACAGCGGTGGCCTTGGCCTGGCTGGAGCACCGGTGCGCCGGCTACTTCGTGGAGTGGGAGCTGATTGCCGCCAAGGCGGATTTCTGGCTGCGTGGCCAGCTGCTGCCCGAAGGACTGGACCTGGCGGGGCTTAAGGCGGCCgcacggcagctgttcctgctGCTGCGCCACTGGGACGAGAACATCCAGCTCAACATGCTGTGCTACAACCCCAACAACATGTGA
- the vwa5b2 gene encoding von Willebrand factor A domain-containing protein 5B2 isoform X2 produces the protein MPGLRNRSTWAPLLLKTSCIKSCAKGCSLGLTAHLTYANIEPVPVEGVFVYPLAEKEAVVGFEASIAGRLVSVQIQSRGKLEDCCLDCCPTSALDTQCTNGKDWCCCGNSSQDMQCTNGHLILDEDLERGTFIISIGLIGSMEIVSVIISTTQELPTLENGAIRLVFPTVLTPIVRARMVPTKSENGGRSEENGSTSCFGTSPGKADRLLGSSLQCVHAIFTSPATNLSPYELSFQLLVRGACLLAGLESPTHPLRADADPSAQSASVTCITLAEEHPYDRHLEIILHLSEPHSPLVILERGRLTFSQYEQQISARRDFVRCARKDPESEKKLEFVRKRYHKDILCSPVLMLNLCPDLLSEPPQLQRASRELLFLIDRSGSMSDLNISKIKEGMLVAIKSVPPGTMLNIIGFGSTVKTLFTTSKPCSDATLAQACEYLQRMRADMGGTNLLAALGWVYQQPTHRSCPRQLFILTDGSVSNVGKVLELVRRNTCSARCFGLGLGPRACRRLLQGVAKVTGGGAEFLSDDERLQPKLIKSLKKALEPVLTDVRIDWYVPDNMEALLSPNEIPPLYPGSRLIGYCTLYDVAPFRSRKNEVRGRSYRGASRGSLGSVFGQVQDELPNPSEVLQQFLALPGEEEDLEEALREISREISSEFSCAKASDVDNNSTALELEPYSDVRQRIEEASYVQDQYVLTRCSISSDRGLLSASPAASDWTSPSLDTGSLPQGLERVAPPDTRGLSRWESPWQHTPPSENTDPSPGKAGRLAEREECRRRQRALARCAMSARSFSSPQGELDMHRLRRALEKVSFDQAVGGRLEESDSETQPSLRGALSRRSLTDSNGLLFPASPLDWDGFTDPECFFAAAPSDEPQALQARSLIHGLLGGRPVSWEVAVDLSPLWAPPSPTPPAADPWGEIVHQLAARSVIRDFENMSEKESDIEQGPMKRYRMKAIQTSKSCNIICMYTAFTATDSSSTSTSKGLKDAPQPLSSGVRFGARRSSHAGGSRRQRSYSVGLGRRPSSRDSEELEDTFTSTDRDDTPASPCSLTSWESSTGPAAHPASPSGTSTRSQRSIESRSVESFFGSRFNLGRLMSSNASGRQAALKPHCLSAEAEKHTETDTPNYLPLVHLQLASGAFCLNESYSECIQIPLERLKRASPYTSHRSSLSPPIRCTSPPVNPEETPSPNQAPAPALAPGFTRVSARPSVGRCLGADTVLSEPLSLEEGSPELAGGVPQADSGRGSETDMCEASLLEPAELPGDVVLAQVELESLSWATAVALAWLEHRCAGYFVEWELIAAKADFWLRGQLLPEGLDLAGLKAAARQLFLLLRHWDENIQLNMLCYNPNNM, from the exons ATGCCTGGCCTAAGAAACAGGTCTACCTGGGCACCTCTGCTCCTGAAAACCTCCTGCATCAAGTCCTGTGCCAAAGGCTGCTCCCTGGGCCTCACTGCCCACCTCACCTATGCCAACATAGAGCCAGTGCCAGTGGAGG GGGTGTTTGTGTACCcactggctgagaaggaggcgGTGGTGGGCTTTGAGGCGTCCATCGCGGGCCGGCTCGTCAGCGTGCAGATCCAGAGCCGGGGCAAGCTGGAGGACTGTTGCCTGGACTGCTGCCCCACCTCCGCCTTAGACACCCAGTGCACCAATGGCAAGGACTGGTGCTGCTGTGGCAACTCCAGCCAGGACATGCAGTGCACCAATG GACACCTGATTTTGGATGAGGACCTGGAGCGAGGCACCTTCATCATCAGCATCGGACTCATTGGCTCCATGGAGATTGTGTCTGTCATTATCAGCACTACTCAGGAATTACCCACCCTAGAGAATGGAGCGATCCGTCTCGTGTTCCCCACAGTCCTCACACCCATAGTGAGGGCGCGGATGGTGCCAACCAAGAGTGAAAATGGGGGTCGCTCAGAGGAAAATGG TTCAACCAGTTGTTTTGGTACCAGTCCTGGCAAGGCAGACCGGCTGCTGGGATCCAGCCTGCAGTGTGTCCACGCCATCTTCACCAGCCCTGCCACCAACCTCTCGCCCTATGAGCTCAGCTTCCAGCTACTGGTCAGAGGGGCATGTCTTCTGGCAg GCCTGGAgagccccacccacccactgcgGGCTGATGCTGACCCCAGCGCCCAGTCAGCCTCTGTTACCTGCATCACACTGGCCGAGGAGCACCCTTACGACCGGCACCTCGAGATCATCCTCCACCTGAGTG AGCCTCACAGCCCATTGGTCATCCTGGAAAGGGGGCGGCTCACTTTCAGCCAATACGAGCAGCAGATCAGTGCACGCCGTGACTTCGTTCGCTGTGCTCGCAAGGATCCTGAGTCAGAGAAAAAG CTGGAGTTTGTGAGGAAGCGCTACCATAAGGACATCCTGTGCAGCCCGGTGCTGATGCTGAACTTATGCCCGGACCTGCTGTCCGAGCCGCCCCAGCTGCAGAGGGCATCTCGGGAGCTGCTCTTTCTCATCGACCGCAGCGGCAGCATGAGTGACCTCAACATCAGCAAGATCAAG GAAGGGATGCTGGTGGCCATTAAAAGTGTCCCTCCTGGGACGATGCTCAACATCATCGGCTTTGGCTCCACCGTCAAGACCCTGTTCACCACCAGCAAGCCTTGTTCTGAT GCCACCCTAGCCCAGGCCTGTGAGTACCTGCAGAGGATGCGGGCGGACATGGGGGGCACCAACCTGCTGGCTGCCCTGGGATGGGTGTACCAGCAGCCTACCCACCGCAGCTGCCCACGCCAGCTCTTCATCCTCACAGACGGCTCCGTCAGCAACGTGGGCAAAGTGCTGGAGCTGGTGCGCAGGAACACCTGCTCAGCCAG GTGCTTTGGTCTGGGCCTGGGTCCACGGGCCTGTAGACGGCTTCTCCAAGGGGTTGCCAAGGTGACCGGCGGCGGTGCCGAGTTCTTGAGTGATGATGAGAGGCTGCAACCGAAG CTCATCAAATCCCTGAAGAAAGCTCTTGAGCCTGTCCTGACTGATGTTCGCATTGACTGGTATGTGCCTGACAATATGGAGGCTCTCCTTTCACCCAATGAAATCCCTCCACTCTACCCTGGCAGTCGTCTGATTGGCTACTGCACCTTGTATGATGTGGCGCCATTCAGAAGCAGGAAGAATGAG GTGAGAGGGCGCTCGTACCGAGGCGCGTCCCGCGGCTCCCTGGGCTCTGTGTTCGGCCAGGTGCAGGACGAGCTGCCCAATCCGTCTGAGGTGCTGCAGCAGTTCCTGGCGCTGCCGGGCGAGGAGGAGGACCTTGAGGAGGCCCTCAGGGAGATCTCCCGGGAAATCTCCTCCGAGTTCTCCTGCGCCAAGGCCTCCGACGTCGACAACAATAGCACAG CCTTGGAGCTGGAGCCCTACAGTGACGTGCGGCAGCGGATCGAGGAGGCGTCCTACGTGCAGGACCAGTATGTTCTGACCCGCTGCTCCATCAGCAGCGACCGCGgcctcctctctgcctcccctGCTGCCTCTGACTGGACCAGCCCTAGCCTGGACACAGGCTCCCTGCCCCAGGGCCTGGAGAGGGTGGCCCCCCCAGACACACGTGGCCTCTCTCGCTGGGAGTCCCCCTGGCAGCACACCCCTCCCTCGGAGAACACTGACCCCAGCCCTGGGAAG GCTGGCAGGCTGGCGGAACGTGAGGAGTGTCGTCGCAGGCAGAGGGCGCTGGCGCGCTGTGCCATGTCTGCACGCAGCTTTTCATCTCCGCAGGGCGAGCTGGACATGCACCGGCTGCGGCGGGCCCTGGAGAAGGTCTCCTTCGACCAGGCGGTGGGCGGGCGGCTGGAGGAGAGCGACAGCGAGACGCAGCCCAGCCTCAGGGGAGCACTGTCTCGCAGGAGCTTGACCGACTcca atggcttgctttttccagcctccCCTCTGGATTGGGATGGCTTCACCGACCCGGAGTGCTTCTTTGCAGCCGCACCATCTGACGAGCCCCAGGCTCTGCAGGCCCGGTCCCTCATCCATGGCTTGCTGGGGGGCCGGCCCGTGTCCTGGGAGGTGGCTGTGGACCTGAGCCCACTCTGGGCCCCTCCGAGCCCCACACCGCCAGCAGCTGACCCCTGGGGAGAGATTGTGCATCAGCTGGCCGCTCGCTCTGTGATCCGTGACTTTGAGAACATGTCAGAAAAAGAATCCGACATCGAGCAAG GGCCAATGAAGAGGTACAGGATGAAGGCCATTCAGACCAGTAAGAGCTGCAACATCATCTGCATGTATACGGCCTTCACCGCCACAGactccagcagcaccagcaccagcaagGGCCTCAAGGACGCACCCCAACCCCTCAGCTCAG GGGTGCGTTTCGGTGCGAGGCGCAGCTCCCACGCAGGCGGCAGCAGGAGGCAGAGGTCCTACTCGGTGGGTCTGGGTCGCAGGCCATCCAGCCGGGACAGTGAGGAGCTGGAGGACACCTTTACCTCCACAG ACAGAGACGACACCCCCGCCTCCCCCTGCAGTCTGACCTCCTGGGAGAGCA GTACAGGCCCCGCCGCTCACCCTGCCAGCCCCTCCGGCACCTCCACCCGCTCACAGCGCTCCATAGAGAGCCGCTCCGTGGAGAGCTTCTTCGGCTCCAG GTTTAATCTGGGGAGGCTGATGTCCAGTAACGCCTCAGGAAGGCAGGCAGCCCTGAAGCctcactgtctgtctgcagaggcagagaagcacacagagacagacacccCCAACTACCTGCCTCTG GTGCATCTGCAGTTGGCTTCCGGTGCTTTCTGTCTGAACGAGTCCTACTCCGAGTGCATCCAGATCCCTCTGGAGCGCCTGAAGAGGGCGTCCCCGTACACCAGCCACCGCAGTAGCCTGAGCCCCCCCATCCGCTGCACCTCTCCCCCAGTCAACCCAGAGGAGACGCCATCCCCAAACCAGGCTCCAGCTCCAGCCCTGGCCCCTGGCTTCACCAGGGTGTCTGCAAGGCCCAGTGTGGGGCGCTGCCTTGGGGCCGACACTGTCCTCTCTGAACCCCTCAGCTTGGAAGAGGGCTCCCCGGAGCTGGCTGGCGGGGTCCCCCAAGCGGACAGCGGGCGCGGGTCGGAGACGGATATGTGCGAAGCCTCCCTTCTGGAGCCTGCTGAGCTGCCAGGGGATGTGGTGCTGGCCCAGGTGGAACTGGAGAGCCTGAGCTGGGCCACAGCGGTGGCCTTGGCCTGGCTGGAGCACCGGTGCGCCGGCTACTTCGTGGAGTGGGAGCTGATTGCCGCCAAGGCGGATTTCTGGCTGCGTGGCCAGCTGCTGCCCGAAGGACTGGACCTGGCGGGGCTTAAGGCGGCCgcacggcagctgttcctgctGCTGCGCCACTGGGACGAGAACATCCAGCTCAACATGCTGTGCTACAACCCCAACAACATGTGA
- the alg3 gene encoding dol-P-Man:Man(5)GlcNAc(2)-PP-Dol alpha-1,3-mannosyltransferase, with product MAVVGKKKSAGATSRLWATLRTIWQEKHLILFKAEYTLLVTALLWFLEIGVNIWVIQKVAYTEIDWKAYMDEVEGVINGTYDYTQLKGDTGPLVYPAGFVYIFTALYYATDHGANIRLGQYIFAVFYLITLLLVFRIYNRTKKVPPYVFFFVCCASYRIHSIFVLRLFNDPVAMMLLFGAVNLFLDGRWTLGCGIFSLAVSVKMNVLLFAPGLLFLLLSEFGLMKTIPKLTLCAAIQLLLGLPFLLENPVGYMSRAFDLGRQFLFKWTVNWRFLPEWLFLNRYFHLVLLLSHLITLALFAWRRWKRPGESMLALLKDPATRDVPAQKLTSDQVVLVLFTSNFIGMCFSRSLHYQFYVWYFHTLPYLLWSGGVKKMAHLLRVLILGLIELSWNTYPSTNYSSLSLHVCHLIALLCLWFNPTPAAQEKAKRR from the exons ATGGCAGTAGTCGGAAAGAAGAAGTCTGCCGGTGCCACATCTCGATTATGGGCAACATTACGCACAATATGGCAGGAGAAGCATCTCATATTATTCAAAGCGGAATACACTTTGCTAGTTACAGCACTCCTCTGGTTTTTGGAAATCGGTGTCAACATATGGGTCATTCAAAAAGTTGCAT ATACAGAAATTGACTGGAAGGCCTACATGGATGAGGTTGAAGGAGTCATCAATGGGACTTACGACTATACACAACTCAAGGGTGATACGGGGCCACTGGT GTACCCAGCTGGTTTTGTTTACATCTTCACTGCATTATACTACGCCACTGACCATGGGGCGAACATCCGACTTGGGCAGTATATTTTTGCTGTTTTCTACCTGATCACCCTTTTGCTTGTATTTCGGATCTACAACCGCACTAAAAAG GTTCCTCCATACGTGTTCTTCTTTGTGTGCTGTGCATCGTACCGCATTCACTCCATCTTTGTGCTACGTCTCTTCAATGACCCTGTGGCCATGATGCTCCTCTTTGGCGCTGTTAACCTCTTCCTGGATGGACGCTGGACCCTGGGCTGTGGAATCTTCAG TTTAGCTGTGTCTGTGAAGATGAACGTCCTCCTGTTTGCCCctggcctcctcttcctcctcctgtcaGAGTTTGGTCTGATGAAGACCATCCCTAAACTGACTCTCTGTGCCGCCATCCAG CTGTTGCTGGGCTTGCCCTTCCTGCTGGAGAACCCTGTGGGCTACATGAGTCGGGCCTTTGACCTGGGCCGGCAGTTCCTCTTCAAGTGGACAGTCAACTGGCGCTTCCTGCCCGAGTGGCTCTTCCTCAACCGATATTTTCACCTGGTGCTGCTGCTCTCCCACCTGATCACGCTGGCGCTGTTTGCCTGGCGCCGGTGGAAGAg GCCTGGAGAGAGCATGCTGGCTTTGCTGAAGGACCCTGCTACAAGGGATGTCCCAGCTCAGAAACTTACCTCTGATC AGGTGGTTCTGGTGCTCTTCACCTCTAACTTCATCGGCATGTGCTTCAGCCGCTCGCTGCACTACCAATTCTACGTGTGGTACTTCCACACACTGCCCTACCTACTGTGGAGCGGAGGAGTCAAGAAGATGGCCCACCTGCTCAG GGTACTGATCCTTGGGCTGATCGAGCTGTCGTGGAACACTTACCCCTCCACCAACTACAGCTCCCTCTCCTTGCATGTGTGCCACCTCATTGCCCTGCTGTGCCTGTGGTTCAACCCCACCCCGGCTGCCCAGGAGAAGGCCAAGCGCCGCTGA
- the mul1a gene encoding mitochondrial ubiquitin ligase activator of nfkb 1-A, translating into MMEDYPLKTLEIVCLGSSLALSGLFYYIYRKKRKTVDKLNEAPQLALDEELANLLNQAPGKCLQYVVIEGAVQPIGEPLRSQFQEASVGVIQKLVLREHKLVWNSLARTWTDSERVLHQRVNAVPFNMVGSGQAAVRVLCPLEATGPEMEVIHEKFHQATYGFTDLIGQYLSGEKPKGQLETEEMLKVGAALTGVGELILDTDRAVKLRPPADGSEYFLSTGDFETLRLEQEGQALVWRALAATCALAGVAVLLWAARRYYRRLQVKWERERLRREFERLDTRAGRATSPSSANGGEEEEGEPEPLENACVVCLNNPRSCVLLDCGHVCCCFSCYQALPQPTCPICRQTITRVVPLYQV; encoded by the exons ATGATGGAGGATTATCCATTAAAAACTTTGGAGATCGTTTGTCTTGGGTCAAGCCTTGCTCTCTCTGGTCTCTTCTATTACATCTACAGGAAGAAACGGAAAACGGTGGACAAGCTCAAT GAAGCACCACAATTAGCACTAGATGAAGAACTGGCAAATCTTCTCAATCAGGCCCCTGGGAAATGCCTGCAATATGTAGTCATTGAAG GCGCGGTGCAGCCGATAGGTGAGCCCCTGAGGAGCCAGTTCCAGGAGGCCAGTGTGGGCGTCATTCAGAAGCTGGTGCTACGGGAGCACAAGCTAGTGTGGAACAGCCTGGCACGCACCTG GACGGACAGCGAGCGCGTGCTGCACCAGCGGGTCAACGCCGTGCCCTTTAACATGGTGGGCTCGGGCCAGGCGGCGGTGCGCGTGCTGTGCCCGCTGGAGGCCACGGGCCCCGAGATGGAGGTGATCCACGAGAAGTTCCACCAGGCCACCTACGGCTTCACTGACCTCATTGGCCAGTACCTGAGCGGGGAGAAGCCCAAGGGACAGCTGGAGACAGAGGAGATGCTGAAG GTGGGTGCAGCGCTGACCGGCGTGGGCGAGCTCATCCTGGACACGGACCGGGCGGTGAAGCTGCGTCCGCCGGCCGATGGCTCCGAGTACTTCTTGAGCACGGGCGACTTTGAGACACTGCGGCTGGAGCAGGAGGGCCAGGCGCTGGTGTGGCGCGCGCTGGCGGCGACGTGCGCCCTGGCCGGCGTGGCCGTGCTGCTGTGGGCGGCGCGGCGCTACTACCGTCGCCTGCAGGTCAAGTGGGAGCGCGAGCGGCTGCGCCGGGAGTTTGAGCGCCTGGACACCCGTGCCGGCCGGGCGACGTCGCCATCGTCGGCGaacggaggagaggaggaggaaggcgaGCCGGAGCCGCTGGAGAACGCCTGCGTGGTGTGCCTGAATAACCCGCGCAGCTGCGTGCTCCTGGACTGCGGACACGtgtgctgctgcttcagctgcTACCAGGCGCTGCCCCAGCCCACCTGCCCCATCTGCAGGCAGACCATCACGAGGGTTGTGCCCCTCTACCAGgtctga